The following proteins are co-located in the Macaca thibetana thibetana isolate TM-01 chromosome 6, ASM2454274v1, whole genome shotgun sequence genome:
- the LOC126957622 gene encoding U1 small nuclear ribonucleoprotein C-like: MPKSYCDYCNTYLTHDSPSVGKTHHSGRKHKENVKDYYQKWMEEQAQSLIDKTTAAFQQGKIPPAPSSAPPPAGAMIPPPPSLPSLPHPGVMPAPHMRGPPMMPMMGPPPPGMTPVGPAPGMRPPMGGHRPMMPGPPMMRPPAGPMMVPTWPRMTRPDR, from the coding sequence ATGCCCAAGTCTTATTGTGACTACTGCAATACATACCTCACCCATGACTCTCCATCTGTGGGAAAGACACACCACAGTGGTAGGAAACACAAAGAGAATGTGAAAGACTACTACCAGAAATGGATGGAAGAGCAGGCTCAGAGCCTGATTGACAAAACAACGGCTGCATTTCAACAAGGAAAGATACCTCCTGCTCCatcctctgctcctcctcctgcaggAGCAATGATACCACCTCCTCCTAGTCTTCCGAGTCTTCCTCACCCTGGTGTGATGCCAGCACCCCATATGAGGGGTCCTCCCATGATGCCAATGATGGGCCCTCCTCCTCCTGGTATGACACCAGTGGGCCCTGCTCCTGGAATGAGGCCGCCTATGGGAGGCCACAGGCCAATGATGCCTGGACCCCCAATGATGAGACCTCCTGCCGGTCCCATGATGGTGCCCACTTGGCCCAGAATGACTCGACCAGACAGATAA